TCTATCTTATATTAGCGTATCTAATTCATTACGGAGTATTAATCCTAGTTAAATGAGACTTTTTGTATAACATTCCTAGTTTACTGAGAAAAATTCGATATTGTTAGTGTGTATGCTTTCTTCAATATGTACCTTTAAAATTATTGAGATCTAACTATTATCTATGAAAAAGATAAGGAGCAGGGTAGTAGAGCCAGAAACTAACGAGATTACTATAATTAATAATAGTGAGGAATTACATGAACTGTTTGATGATCTCAAAAAGAGAGTGAAGCGGAATAAAAACTCCTAACTTATCATCCTTTCGATGATTTTTCCAATATCATCCTTTACTCCAGAAATTTTTGCTATAACCTCATCGTCACCTAACTCCTCTATTGTAAAACTAAGTACTTCGTCTAACTGGAAGTAGACCTTCAGTAGCTTTGCTAAGTAGTCGATATTCTCTTTCTTCTTCCTCTCTCAACATTTCCTCCATAGCTTTCTCTACTTCTTCTTTCAATTCTGTTTTTGCTAACTCCTCTAACGCCTTTATGTGCCAGCAACATCCTCTAAATGCAAATCCTTCATAATCACAACTACTTCTGATTACTTTCAGACTTAACGGATCTAAAACAATCTAGTGTAATGAGTTAAGTTTGGTCTAGACTTACTTTAAATATCCGCTGAAACTACACCTTAAGTGTAAAAACTGAATTCTCTCTACATGATTTTTTTGGGGATTTGAGTGGAAATATGTTTGTTCCATGCGATATTACATACCACAAAATAAGCAAAGAATATTCTATAGAAATATACTACACATATGTTGTTTGTGCAACTGCATATAAGATAAATATATTATTAGATTTATAACAAGATATATAGTAGGGTAATCTAAAATGGCAATAATAATTAGTGATGAGGATAAAAAGATTCTAAAAAGAATGCACGGAAGGGTTGATCATATTCTTTCTTTATATAAGGAGTATTTTGACGCACTAGCGGAATTTGATAGAACTGGAGTACTGAAAATTCATGGAAAAGTCCTTTATGTAAAGAAATACCATGAAAATAAGGACAACTATCTCGAGACTTAGTAATTTCTAATTTTTATCTAATCTTGATTAACTGGAATAAGATCCCTTATAATACTTCTTATTCTGCTTATTGCTACTTCATCTTCTTCTGGCGGATTATCGGCAATCTCTACTAGAGTTTGCATTAATCTATCTACTAGATCTTGTGGGATCTCTATTTTATCTTCAAATAAATCGTGAAGAATTTCTAACAAAAAACCTAACGTTGTCCTCTTGTTACCATCAACAAAGGGGTGAGAAATCACTAAATGATATGTTAATACGGCTAAACTTCTACTAACGTCGTGATTTCTCATAAGATCTTCTATTGCAGAATATATTGCAATACCTATGTCATCCAAATTAATTACTCCACCTTCCGAATACGTATTGTTAGCTATCAATTTGTCGTGTATCTCAATTATAAGCGGTTTCTCTTCACTTTTCCCTCTGATCCAAGCTTCGAATTCCTTTAATAATACCTCTAATATCTTTAGTAACTTCTCTTCTAACAAAATATTCTACCTTATGAAGTAGACTCTATCAACGTATATAGTTCTTTAAGTTTCTCTGCTACCTTTTTACCCTTTTCTGTTAATTTAATATACCTCCTCTTAGGGAAGCTCTCAGTTTCCTCAATCTCTTCAATAAGTCCCTTCTCTTCAAGGCTATCAATGGCATTTTTTTACTGGACTGGTAGAACTCTTAGTAAGTTCTATTAGTTTCCTAAATGTTACTTTATCATTTCCGGAATTATACAGTGCTATTAATACCCTCTGTTGCATTTCAGTTAAGTATTCCATCAATATATGAGATGAAATATATAAAATAAGAAGAGTAGTGAGGCAATGGGAAATCACACAAGATGGTGTTGAAGTACTGAAAAAGAGAGCTCTAATCTATCTCTGAGGTGGTTCAATGACTTACAATTTTTTGTAAATAAACTGGGGAGTTTACTGAAAAAATTCTAACTTTTTCGGGATAATAAACTTCCAAGTTAGTATTATGGGATGAGAAGTGGAAGATAAGGCATTAATATGGATGGCTTTAGCAATCCTAGCTTTAATGCTATTAGCAGAAATAGCGTACAATTTAGTAATCTACGTCCCTCACATTGTTTATCCTCAACCCAGTCCTATGCCCACATCTACAATATCGAATATGAACACTACAATAGTCTTCAATCCGCTTCCCTATTATGCCTCATTACCCACTATAGTAAATAGTAGCGCCTTAACT
The genomic region above belongs to Saccharolobus caldissimus and contains:
- a CDS encoding winged helix-turn-helix transcriptional regulator yields the protein MDSLEEKGLIEEIEETESFPKRRYIKLTEKGKKVAEKLKELYTLIESTS
- a CDS encoding type II toxin-antitoxin system death-on-curing family toxin — its product is MLEEKLLKILEVLLKEFEAWIRGKSEEKPLIIEIHDKLIANNTYSEGGVINLDDIGIAIYSAIEDLMRNHDVSRSLAVLTYHLVISHPFVDGNKRTTLGFLLEILHDLFEDKIEIPQDLVDRLMQTLVEIADNPPEEDEVAISRIRSIIRDLIPVNQD